The Bacillus vallismortis genome window below encodes:
- the yclO gene encoding petrobactin ABC transporter permease YclO codes for MRNQMKIAMLVGLAIVCIGLFLFYDVGNWDYTLPRRIKKVAAIVLTGGAIAFSTMIFQTITNNRILTPSILGLDSLYMLIQTGIIFLFGSTNMVIMNKNMNFIISVLLMIVFSLVLYQLMFKGEGRNIFFLLLVGIVFGTLFSSLSSFMQMLIDPNEFQVVQDKMFASFNNINTDLLWLAFIIFLLTGVYVWRFTKFFDVLSLGREHAVNLGIDYDKVVKQMLVVVAILVSVSTALVGPIMFLGLLVVNLAREFLKTYKHSYLIAGSVFISIIALVGGQFVVEKVFTFSTTLSVIINFAGGIYFIYLLLKENKSW; via the coding sequence ATGCGTAACCAGATGAAAATTGCGATGCTCGTTGGTTTAGCCATTGTTTGTATTGGCTTGTTTTTGTTTTATGACGTAGGCAATTGGGATTACACCCTGCCGAGAAGAATCAAAAAGGTCGCTGCCATTGTGCTGACGGGAGGAGCGATTGCGTTTTCGACGATGATCTTTCAAACGATTACGAACAACCGCATCCTGACGCCGAGCATCTTGGGCCTTGATTCTCTCTACATGCTGATTCAGACCGGCATTATCTTTTTATTCGGTTCTACAAATATGGTCATCATGAATAAAAACATGAACTTTATCATCTCTGTTCTGCTGATGATCGTGTTTTCTCTAGTTTTGTATCAGCTCATGTTTAAGGGAGAGGGGAGAAATATCTTTTTCCTTCTGCTCGTTGGAATCGTGTTTGGCACACTGTTCAGCAGCCTGTCTTCCTTTATGCAGATGCTGATTGATCCGAATGAGTTTCAAGTGGTGCAGGACAAGATGTTTGCCAGCTTTAACAACATCAATACGGATTTGTTATGGCTCGCGTTCATCATCTTCCTGCTGACAGGCGTTTACGTCTGGCGTTTTACGAAGTTTTTTGACGTGCTGTCGCTCGGGCGCGAGCACGCCGTGAATTTGGGCATTGACTACGACAAAGTGGTGAAGCAGATGCTGGTCGTGGTTGCGATCCTTGTTTCTGTTTCAACAGCGCTAGTCGGGCCGATTATGTTTTTAGGCCTTCTTGTCGTCAACCTGGCGAGAGAATTCCTGAAAACGTATAAGCATTCATACTTAATCGCAGGCTCTGTCTTCATCAGCATCATTGCGCTGGTGGGAGGACAGTTTGTGGTTGAGAAAGTGTTTACCTTTTCAACGACGCTGAGCGTCATTATCAATTTTGCCGGCGGGATTTATTTTATCTACTTGCTGTTAAAGGAGAATAAATCATGGTAG
- the yclP gene encoding petrobactin ABC transporter ATP-binding protein YclP: MVEVKNVSKQYGGKVVLEETSVTIQKGKITSFIGPNGAGKSTLLSIMSRLIKKDSGEIFIDGQEIGSCDSKELAKKMSILKQANQINIRLTIKDLVSFGRFPYSQGRLTEEDWGHINQALGYMKLEDIQDKYLDQLSGGQCQRAFIAMVIAQDTDYIFLDEPLNNLDMKHSVEIMKLLKRLVEELGKTIVIVIHDINFASVYSDHIVALKNGRIVKEGPPEEIIETSVLEEIYDMTIPIQTIDHQRIGVYFS, from the coding sequence ATGGTAGAGGTCAAAAATGTAAGCAAACAATATGGCGGGAAAGTGGTCCTTGAAGAGACATCAGTCACGATTCAAAAGGGCAAAATTACCTCGTTTATCGGTCCAAACGGCGCCGGCAAAAGCACGCTGCTGTCTATAATGAGCCGCCTGATCAAAAAAGATTCCGGCGAGATTTTCATAGACGGCCAAGAGATTGGATCATGCGACAGCAAAGAGCTTGCTAAAAAAATGAGCATTTTGAAGCAGGCGAACCAAATCAATATCAGGCTCACCATCAAAGATCTCGTCAGCTTCGGCAGATTTCCTTACTCACAAGGCCGGCTGACAGAGGAAGACTGGGGTCATATCAACCAGGCGCTCGGCTATATGAAACTGGAAGACATTCAGGACAAATACCTAGATCAGCTGAGCGGCGGACAGTGCCAAAGGGCATTTATCGCAATGGTCATTGCCCAGGACACCGATTATATTTTTCTGGATGAGCCGCTGAACAATCTGGATATGAAACATTCAGTTGAAATTATGAAACTGCTGAAACGGCTGGTGGAGGAGCTTGGAAAAACAATCGTGATCGTTATTCATGATATCAACTTCGCATCCGTCTACTCCGATCATATCGTTGCCTTGAAAAACGGCCGAATCGTAAAAGAGGGGCCGCCCGAGGAGATTATTGAAACCTCTGTGCTTGAAGAAATCTACGATATGACCATCCCGATTCAGACGATTGATCATCAAAGAATAGGTGTTTATTTTTCTTAA
- a CDS encoding siderophore ABC transporter substrate-binding protein codes for MKKFALLFIALVTAVVISACGNQSTSSSKGSDSKNEQITVKHLLDKDGTKVPKNPEKVVVFDFGSLDTLDKLGLDDKVAGLPKQALPKYLSQFKDDKYADVGSLKEPDFEKVAEIDPDLIIISGRQSESYKEFSDIAPTIYLGVDTAKYMESFKSDAETIGKIFDKEDEVKDELATIDSSIADLKKTAEKLNKNGLVIMANDGKISAFGSKSRYGLIHDVFGVTPADKNIKASTHGQSVSYEYISKTNPDYLFVIDRGTAIGETSSTKQVVENDYVKNVNAVKYDHVVYLDSATWYLSGGGLESMTQMIKEVKDGLEK; via the coding sequence ATGAAAAAGTTTGCATTATTATTCATCGCTTTGGTAACGGCAGTTGTCATTTCTGCATGCGGAAACCAAAGTACAAGCAGCAGCAAAGGTTCTGATTCAAAGAATGAACAAATCACAGTGAAACACCTGCTTGACAAAGACGGCACAAAAGTGCCAAAGAACCCTGAAAAAGTAGTCGTGTTTGATTTTGGAAGCTTAGATACGTTAGATAAACTCGGCCTTGATGATAAAGTGGCAGGCCTCCCGAAACAAGCCCTTCCTAAATATCTGTCCCAATTCAAAGATGACAAATATGCGGATGTCGGAAGCTTAAAAGAGCCGGATTTTGAAAAAGTGGCTGAAATAGACCCTGATCTGATCATTATTTCAGGAAGACAATCTGAGTCATACAAAGAATTCTCTGATATCGCGCCGACGATTTACCTTGGCGTGGACACAGCGAAATACATGGAGTCATTTAAGTCAGACGCGGAAACAATCGGTAAGATCTTTGATAAAGAAGATGAAGTAAAAGATGAACTTGCAACAATTGATAGCTCAATTGCAGACCTTAAGAAAACAGCTGAAAAGCTTAACAAAAACGGTCTTGTCATCATGGCGAACGACGGAAAAATCAGCGCGTTCGGTTCTAAATCAAGATACGGCCTGATCCATGACGTATTCGGCGTGACACCGGCTGATAAAAACATCAAAGCCTCTACTCATGGACAAAGTGTTTCTTACGAGTACATTTCAAAAACAAACCCGGATTACCTGTTTGTCATTGACCGCGGTACAGCAATCGGAGAAACATCATCTACAAAACAAGTCGTTGAAAACGATTATGTGAAAAACGTAAACGCAGTGAAATATGATCACGTCGTTTACCTTGATTCTGCTACTTGGTACTTATCAGGAGGCGGACTTGAGTCTATGACGCAAATGATTAAAGAAGTAAAAGACGGTTTAGAGAAGTAA
- a CDS encoding MDR family MFS transporter → MDKSIAPKPFNRSVIVGILLAGAFVAILNQTLLITALPHIMRDFNVDANQAQWLTTSFMLTNGILIPITAFLIEKFTSRTLLIIAMSIFTAGTVVGAFAPNFPVLLTARIIQAAGAGIMMPLMQTVFLTIFPIEKRGQAMGMVGLVISFAPAIGPTLSGWAVEAFSWRSLFYIILPFAVIDLILASILMKNVTTLRKTQIDILSVILSTFGFGGLLYGFSSVGSYGWTSSTVLISLLVGAVALILFITRQMKLEKPMLEFRVFTFGVFSLTTLLGTLVFALLIGTETILPLYTQNVRDVTAFDTGLMLLPGAILMGFMSPIIGRIFDRVGGRGLAIAGFCIIFLTSLPFMQLTDHTSLAWIVVLYTVRLLGTAMIMMPVTTAGINALPRHLIPHGTAMNNTIRQVGGSIGTALLVSVMSNQAAHAGTTNVKHAALHGMNAAFLVAACIALAGFLLSFTLKKPQRPAEQQAAR, encoded by the coding sequence TTGGATAAAAGTATTGCACCAAAACCTTTTAATCGTTCTGTCATTGTCGGCATTTTATTAGCCGGGGCGTTTGTCGCGATTTTGAATCAGACGCTGTTAATTACCGCGCTTCCCCATATTATGAGGGATTTCAATGTAGATGCCAACCAAGCGCAATGGCTGACAACTTCATTTATGTTAACCAACGGGATTTTAATTCCGATTACGGCGTTTTTAATTGAGAAATTCACGAGCAGGACGCTGCTCATCATAGCAATGAGTATTTTCACTGCCGGAACAGTCGTCGGAGCATTCGCGCCGAACTTCCCGGTTTTGCTGACAGCGCGTATCATTCAAGCAGCAGGTGCAGGTATTATGATGCCGCTCATGCAGACCGTATTCCTGACGATCTTTCCGATTGAAAAGCGTGGCCAGGCTATGGGTATGGTTGGATTGGTCATCTCATTCGCGCCTGCGATCGGGCCGACTCTTTCCGGATGGGCAGTCGAAGCTTTCTCTTGGAGATCTCTGTTTTATATTATTCTTCCGTTTGCTGTGATTGATTTAATTCTTGCCAGCATCCTGATGAAGAACGTGACGACTTTAAGAAAAACACAGATTGATATTTTATCAGTGATCCTTTCGACATTTGGATTCGGCGGGCTTCTGTACGGCTTCTCAAGCGTTGGATCTTATGGCTGGACCAGTTCAACCGTCTTGATTTCACTGCTGGTGGGTGCCGTCGCACTTATTTTATTTATTACTAGACAAATGAAACTTGAAAAACCGATGCTGGAATTCCGCGTCTTTACGTTTGGCGTTTTCAGCTTAACAACACTGCTTGGAACGCTTGTCTTCGCACTATTGATCGGTACGGAAACCATCCTGCCGCTTTATACACAAAACGTCAGAGACGTCACAGCTTTTGATACAGGACTCATGCTTCTTCCGGGAGCCATTCTGATGGGCTTCATGTCACCGATCATCGGCAGAATCTTTGACCGTGTCGGCGGAAGAGGGCTGGCAATCGCCGGTTTCTGCATCATCTTCCTGACATCGCTGCCGTTCATGCAGCTGACCGACCATACGTCACTCGCTTGGATTGTCGTTTTATACACTGTTCGCCTTTTAGGTACCGCCATGATCATGATGCCGGTGACGACAGCCGGAATCAACGCGTTGCCGCGCCACCTGATTCCGCATGGAACAGCGATGAACAACACCATCCGTCAGGTCGGCGGCTCGATCGGAACCGCACTTTTGGTGTCCGTCATGAGCAACCAGGCGGCACACGCAGGCACGACAAATGTGAAACACGCAGCCTTGCACGGCATGAACGCCGCATTTCTCGTGGCAGCCTGCATCGCACTTGCCGGCTTCCTTCTATCATTTACATTAAAGAAACCTCAGCGCCCTGCCGAACAGCAGGCGGCACGCTGA
- a CDS encoding TetR/AcrR family transcriptional regulator, with protein MHDKKTDILLTARKLFSEKDFTSVSMQAIAEECKMSKASIYKLFQSKEDLLLELLSFNQKQMVAAASRLQENTSLTPEERLMQKVKMELEGFRRNQQFFNMLTYGNPKLHNNRVKQHIHQTRSTIICWHRDSLIQAYGETILPFVWDLVIILHGMMREFVMLIKIEEKPLELDPIAAFIISTLNQLVKNKETRQSLLPPEAIELYIHSASSYKPKDKSALLSESLKELHQGISSLPPADFDVDELTSAAAMLEEEAKKKEPRAFLLKSLIGYLEQTGVLTQPVSMLKTLLIT; from the coding sequence ATGCATGATAAAAAAACAGATATCTTGTTAACTGCGAGAAAGCTTTTTTCAGAAAAGGATTTTACGTCGGTTTCTATGCAGGCGATCGCAGAAGAATGTAAGATGTCAAAAGCTTCGATATATAAGCTGTTTCAGTCTAAGGAAGATCTGCTTTTAGAGCTGCTGTCATTTAACCAGAAGCAAATGGTGGCCGCGGCCTCAAGACTTCAGGAAAATACCTCGCTGACACCGGAGGAGCGTTTGATGCAAAAGGTCAAAATGGAGCTGGAAGGCTTCAGGCGGAACCAGCAGTTTTTCAATATGCTGACCTACGGGAACCCTAAGCTGCATAATAACCGGGTCAAACAGCATATCCATCAGACCAGATCAACGATTATTTGCTGGCACCGCGATTCGCTGATCCAGGCGTATGGAGAAACCATTCTCCCGTTTGTGTGGGATTTAGTCATCATTCTTCACGGCATGATGCGCGAGTTTGTCATGCTGATCAAAATCGAGGAAAAACCGCTTGAGCTTGACCCCATCGCAGCGTTTATCATCAGCACCCTCAATCAGCTTGTCAAAAACAAGGAAACCCGGCAGTCTCTCCTTCCTCCTGAAGCCATCGAGCTTTATATTCATTCAGCATCCTCCTACAAGCCAAAGGATAAATCAGCCCTGTTGTCGGAAAGCCTGAAGGAATTACACCAAGGCATCTCTTCCCTGCCCCCCGCGGACTTTGACGTAGATGAACTGACATCCGCAGCCGCTATGCTGGAGGAAGAAGCGAAGAAGAAAGAACCCCGCGCTTTTTTGCTCAAATCACTGATTGGCTATCTGGAACAAACCGGTGTTTTAACACAGCCCGTTTCGATGTTAAAAACACTGTTAATTACTTAG
- a CDS encoding NADPH-dependent oxidoreductase: protein MNEVIKSLTDHRSIRSYTDQPVAQEQLDHIIQAVQAAPTSINGQQVTVITVQDKERKKKISELAGGQPWIDQAPVFLLFCADFNRAKIALEDLHDFNMEITNGLESVLVGAVDAGIALGTATAAAESLGLGTVPIGAVRGNPQELIELLELPKYVFPVSGLVIGHPADRSAKKPRLPQEAVNHQETYLNQDELTSHIQSYDETMSEYMSKRTNGQETRNWSQSIASYYERLYYPHIREMLEKQGFKVEK, encoded by the coding sequence ATGAATGAAGTCATCAAATCATTAACAGACCACCGCTCGATTCGCAGCTATACGGATCAACCTGTAGCACAGGAACAATTGGACCACATCATTCAAGCGGTGCAAGCAGCCCCCACTTCTATCAACGGGCAGCAAGTGACTGTGATCACAGTGCAGGATAAAGAGCGCAAAAAGAAAATCTCCGAACTGGCAGGCGGTCAGCCTTGGATTGATCAGGCTCCTGTTTTCTTGCTATTCTGCGCAGACTTCAACCGGGCCAAAATCGCGCTTGAAGATCTGCATGATTTCAATATGGAAATCACAAACGGATTGGAGTCCGTTCTTGTCGGCGCCGTAGACGCCGGTATCGCCCTCGGCACAGCGACAGCAGCGGCCGAATCCCTCGGACTGGGAACGGTTCCTATCGGGGCGGTTCGCGGAAACCCTCAAGAGTTGATCGAACTGCTTGAGCTTCCGAAATATGTGTTCCCTGTTTCCGGCCTTGTCATCGGGCATCCAGCTGACCGTTCAGCGAAAAAACCGCGTCTTCCGCAGGAAGCAGTCAATCATCAGGAAACCTATTTGAATCAAGATGAGCTGACGTCCCACATTCAGTCATATGACGAGACAATGTCTGAATACATGAGTAAACGGACAAACGGACAAGAAACAAGAAACTGGTCACAGAGTATCGCTTCCTATTATGAGCGCCTATACTATCCGCATATCCGTGAAATGCTTGAGAAACAAGGATTTAAAGTTGAAAAATAA
- a CDS encoding putative quinol monooxygenase, which yields MIVLQAYIKVKPEKREEFLSEAQSLVQHSRAEEGNAQYDLFEKVGEENTFVMLEQWKDEAAMKSHNETAHFQGFVAKGKELLSAPLDVVRTELSE from the coding sequence ATGATCGTATTACAAGCTTACATCAAAGTAAAACCAGAAAAACGCGAGGAATTTTTGAGCGAGGCACAATCGCTTGTTCAGCACTCAAGAGCTGAGGAAGGCAACGCGCAATACGACCTATTTGAAAAAGTGGGTGAAGAAAATACATTTGTGATGCTTGAGCAATGGAAAGATGAAGCGGCGATGAAATCACACAATGAAACTGCGCATTTCCAAGGATTTGTCGCAAAAGGAAAAGAACTGCTGAGCGCCCCTCTTGATGTTGTCCGCACAGAGCTTAGCGAGTAA
- a CDS encoding helix-turn-helix transcriptional regulator, translating to MNIPNHPETETLQLTKVLHALSDPLRLELVKQLAEAKEKTCGTCADVQVAKSTLSHHFKVLRESGIAQVRIEGKRRYYSLRAEDLEKAFPGLLEAILNVDQDRW from the coding sequence ATGAACATTCCAAACCATCCAGAAACAGAAACGTTGCAGCTGACAAAGGTTCTTCACGCACTTAGTGATCCGCTTCGTTTAGAGCTGGTAAAGCAATTAGCTGAAGCGAAAGAAAAAACGTGCGGCACCTGTGCGGATGTACAGGTTGCCAAATCGACCTTGTCGCATCATTTTAAAGTACTGAGAGAATCAGGCATCGCTCAAGTTCGGATAGAAGGAAAGCGCCGGTATTATTCGCTTCGCGCTGAAGACCTTGAAAAGGCGTTTCCCGGCCTGCTTGAAGCCATACTGAATGTTGACCAGGATCGCTGGTGA
- a CDS encoding PLP-dependent aminotransferase family protein, with product MDITITLDRSEQADYIYQQIYQKLKKEILSRNLLSHSKVPSKRELAEKLKVSVNSVNAAYQQLLAEGYLYAIERKGFFVEKLDMFSAEEHPPFVLPDDLKEVHQDQSDWISFSHMSADTDHFPIKSWFRCEQKAASRSYRTLGDMSHPQGIYEVRAAVARLISLTRGVKCRPEQIVIGAGTQVLMQLLTELLPKEAVYAMEEPGYRRMYQLLKHAGKQVKTIMLDDKGMSIAEINRQQPDVLVTTPSHQFPAGTIMPVSRRIQLLNWAAEEPHRYIIEDDYDSEFTYDVDSIPALQSLGHFQNVIYMGTFSKSLLPGLRISYMVLPPELLRTYKQRGYDLQTCSSLTQLTLQAFIESGEYQKHIKKMKQHYKEKRERLITALETKFRGKISVKGANAGLHFVTEFHTSRTEQDILAHAAGQQLEIFGMSRFDLEEKNKRQTGRPALIIGFARLKEEDIQEGVERLFRAVYGHKKIPGTGD from the coding sequence ATGGATATCACAATCACACTCGACCGCTCAGAACAAGCCGATTATATCTATCAGCAAATTTATCAAAAGCTGAAAAAAGAAATCCTCAGCCGCAATCTGCTTTCCCACTCGAAGGTTCCCTCCAAACGGGAGCTGGCAGAGAAGCTGAAGGTTAGCGTAAACTCAGTGAATGCAGCCTATCAGCAGCTGCTGGCTGAGGGATATTTATACGCCATTGAGCGAAAGGGTTTTTTCGTGGAGAAGCTGGACATGTTTTCAGCCGAGGAGCACCCTCCGTTTGTACTGCCGGATGATCTGAAAGAGGTTCACCAAGATCAGAGCGATTGGATCTCGTTTTCACACATGAGTGCCGATACAGACCATTTTCCGATCAAAAGCTGGTTTCGCTGCGAGCAAAAAGCGGCCTCCCGCTCATACCGCACGCTCGGTGATATGTCGCATCCGCAAGGAATATATGAAGTGAGAGCGGCCGTTGCCAGGCTCATTTCTTTGACGCGGGGTGTAAAATGCCGGCCGGAACAAATCGTTATAGGGGCAGGCACACAGGTGCTCATGCAGCTATTGACTGAGCTGTTGCCCAAGGAAGCGGTGTATGCGATGGAGGAGCCCGGTTACAGGCGCATGTACCAGCTTTTAAAACATGCCGGAAAACAGGTGAAGACCATTATGCTTGATGACAAAGGCATGTCGATTGCTGAAATCAATAGACAGCAGCCTGATGTGCTGGTGACGACCCCGTCGCATCAATTTCCGGCCGGAACGATTATGCCTGTATCCAGAAGAATTCAGCTGCTGAACTGGGCAGCCGAGGAACCGCATCGCTATATTATTGAAGACGATTATGATAGTGAATTTACATACGATGTCGATAGCATTCCGGCGCTTCAAAGCCTCGGCCATTTTCAAAATGTCATCTATATGGGCACCTTTTCAAAATCCCTTCTCCCAGGCTTGCGGATCAGCTATATGGTTTTGCCGCCGGAGCTGCTCCGGACATACAAACAGCGGGGCTATGATTTGCAGACATGCTCGTCGCTTACACAGCTCACCCTGCAGGCATTTATCGAGTCCGGAGAATATCAGAAGCATATTAAAAAAATGAAGCAGCATTATAAAGAAAAGAGAGAGCGCCTGATCACCGCTTTAGAAACAAAGTTCAGAGGAAAGATTTCCGTAAAAGGGGCGAATGCGGGACTGCATTTTGTCACCGAATTTCATACAAGCCGCACCGAACAAGACATTCTGGCACACGCCGCCGGCCAGCAGCTCGAAATCTTCGGAATGAGCCGATTTGACTTGGAGGAAAAAAACAAGCGGCAAACAGGCCGGCCCGCTCTCATTATCGGCTTCGCGCGGCTGAAGGAAGAAGACATTCAGGAGGGTGTCGAGAGGCTTTTCCGTGCTGTTTACGGACATAAAAAAATCCCCGGTACAGGGGATTAA
- the gabT gene encoding 4-aminobutyrate--2-oxoglutarate transaminase, with product MSETTASITTAQWQQKRDQFVSKGVSNGNRSLAAKGEGAELYDLDGRRFIDFAGAIGTVNVGHSHPKVVEAVKRQAEELIHPGFNVIMYPSYIELAEKLCGIAPGSYEKKAIFLNSGAEAVENAVKIARKYTKRPGVVSFTRGFHGRTNMTMSMTSKVKPYKFGFGPFASEVYQAPFPYYYQKPAGMSDESYDDMIIQAFNDFFIASVAPETVACVVMEPVQGEGGFIIPSKRFVQHVASFCKEHGIVFVADEIQTGFARTGAYFAIEHFDVVPDLITVSKSLAAGLPLSGVIGRAELLDAAAPGELGGTYAGSPLGCAAALAVLDIIEEEGLNDRSEEIGKIIEEKAYEWKQEFPFIGDIRRLGAMAAIEIVKDPDTREPDKAKAAAIAAYANQNGLLLLTAGINGNIIRFLTPLVISDSLLNEGLSILEAGLRA from the coding sequence ATGAGTGAAACAACAGCAAGCATCACGACTGCCCAGTGGCAGCAAAAACGGGATCAATTCGTGTCAAAAGGTGTGAGCAACGGCAACCGCAGTCTGGCGGCCAAAGGAGAGGGGGCTGAGCTGTACGATTTGGACGGCCGGAGGTTTATTGATTTTGCAGGCGCCATCGGAACGGTAAACGTCGGACACTCACATCCGAAGGTGGTTGAGGCTGTAAAGCGGCAGGCTGAGGAGCTCATTCACCCGGGGTTCAATGTCATAATGTACCCATCTTATATCGAATTAGCCGAAAAACTGTGCGGCATTGCACCGGGCAGCTATGAGAAAAAAGCGATCTTTCTGAACTCGGGGGCGGAAGCGGTTGAAAACGCTGTGAAAATCGCCAGAAAATATACAAAGCGCCCAGGGGTTGTTTCGTTTACACGCGGGTTTCACGGGCGGACGAATATGACGATGAGTATGACGAGCAAGGTAAAACCTTATAAATTCGGCTTCGGACCTTTTGCTTCAGAGGTTTATCAAGCACCGTTCCCCTATTATTATCAAAAGCCGGCGGGCATGAGTGATGAAAGCTATGACGACATGATCATCCAAGCGTTTAATGATTTCTTCATCGCTTCCGTCGCGCCGGAAACGGTGGCGTGTGTCGTGATGGAGCCAGTGCAGGGAGAAGGCGGCTTCATTATCCCATCGAAAAGGTTTGTGCAGCACGTTGCGTCATTTTGCAAAGAACACGGCATTGTCTTTGTCGCTGATGAAATTCAAACGGGTTTTGCCAGAACTGGCGCTTATTTCGCGATTGAGCATTTTGATGTAGTGCCTGATCTGATCACGGTTTCTAAATCACTTGCGGCGGGCTTGCCGTTAAGCGGTGTGATCGGCCGTGCGGAACTGCTTGATGCGGCGGCGCCCGGGGAGCTGGGGGGCACGTATGCAGGCAGCCCGCTCGGGTGCGCTGCGGCTTTGGCTGTCTTGGATATCATTGAAGAAGAAGGATTGAATGACCGTTCTGAAGAAATTGGAAAAATCATTGAAGAGAAGGCGTATGAGTGGAAACAAGAATTCCCGTTCATCGGTGACATCCGCAGACTCGGGGCAATGGCGGCCATCGAAATCGTCAAGGACCCCGACACGCGAGAGCCTGATAAGGCGAAAGCGGCAGCGATTGCGGCGTATGCGAATCAAAACGGATTGCTTTTGCTGACAGCGGGAATCAACGGCAATATCATTCGCTTTCTAACGCCGCTCGTCATCTCAGACAGCCTTCTGAATGAAGGGCTCAGCATATTGGAGGCGGGCCTGCGAGCGTAA
- the gabD gene encoding succinate-semialdehyde dehydrogenase, producing the protein MPDQLTVCNPATGEEIKTIPQQSAKEVEEAIERSHQAFKTWSKTSANERASLLKKWYELIVEHKEELADLITKENGKPYQEAVGEVLYGAGYIEWFAEEAKRVYGRTVPAPTTGKRIVVTRQPVGPVAAITPWNFPNAMITRKAAPALAAGCTFIIKPAPDTPLSAYELARLAYEAGIPKDVLQVVIGDGEEIGNVFTSSPKIRKITFTGSTPVGKILMKNSADTVKHVSMELGGHAPLIVDEDANMDLAVEQAMASKYRNAGQTCVCANRLIVHESIKGEFAAKLSEQVSQLKVGNGLEDGVNVGPIINKRGFEKIVSQIDDAVEKGAKVLAGGTYDRNDDKGCYFVNPTVLADVDTSMNIMHEETFGPVAPIITFSDIDEAIQLANDTPYGLAAYFFTENYRRGIYISENLEYGIIGWNDGGPSAVQAPFGGMKESGVGREGGSEGIEPYLETKYMSIGL; encoded by the coding sequence ATGCCAGATCAATTAACGGTCTGCAACCCGGCTACGGGCGAGGAGATCAAAACGATTCCTCAGCAATCAGCCAAAGAAGTAGAAGAAGCCATTGAACGTTCACATCAGGCGTTTAAAACGTGGTCTAAAACATCAGCGAATGAAAGAGCGTCTCTCTTAAAAAAATGGTATGAGCTGATTGTTGAACATAAAGAAGAACTTGCAGATTTAATTACAAAGGAAAACGGAAAACCGTATCAGGAAGCGGTCGGTGAGGTACTATACGGCGCAGGCTATATCGAATGGTTCGCAGAGGAAGCGAAGCGTGTGTACGGAAGAACGGTCCCTGCTCCGACAACCGGCAAACGAATTGTCGTCACACGCCAGCCAGTCGGCCCTGTTGCTGCCATCACGCCTTGGAATTTCCCGAATGCGATGATTACACGTAAAGCGGCGCCTGCTCTTGCTGCCGGCTGCACGTTTATTATCAAGCCGGCACCGGACACACCGCTGTCTGCCTATGAGCTTGCGCGCCTCGCATATGAAGCGGGCATTCCGAAGGACGTCCTTCAGGTTGTGATCGGCGACGGCGAAGAGATCGGAAATGTCTTCACAAGCAGTCCGAAAATCCGCAAAATCACCTTCACAGGATCAACACCGGTAGGGAAAATCCTCATGAAAAACAGTGCGGACACCGTGAAACATGTCTCCATGGAGCTCGGAGGACATGCGCCGCTGATCGTGGATGAAGATGCAAATATGGACCTTGCCGTTGAACAGGCGATGGCTTCTAAATACAGAAACGCCGGACAGACTTGTGTTTGTGCAAACCGTCTCATCGTTCACGAGTCGATTAAAGGCGAATTTGCCGCGAAACTAAGCGAGCAAGTGTCTCAGCTCAAAGTCGGAAATGGGCTTGAAGATGGCGTCAATGTCGGCCCGATTATCAATAAAAGAGGCTTCGAAAAAATCGTCAGCCAAATCGATGATGCCGTTGAAAAAGGCGCGAAGGTTCTTGCAGGGGGCACGTATGACCGAAACGATGACAAAGGCTGCTACTTTGTCAATCCGACAGTGCTCGCCGATGTCGATACGTCCATGAATATCATGCACGAGGAAACTTTCGGCCCGGTTGCACCGATCATCACGTTTTCTGATATTGATGAAGCGATTCAGCTTGCCAACGATACGCCGTACGGCTTGGCTGCTTACTTCTTCACAGAAAACTACCGCCGCGGCATCTATATTTCCGAGAATCTCGAGTACGGCATTATCGGCTGGAATGACGGAGGACCGTCAGCGGTTCAAGCGCCATTCGGCGGAATGAAAGAAAGCGGCGTCGGCCGCGAAGGCGGTTCGGAAGGCATTGAGCCATACCTTGAAACGAAATATATGTCCATTGGTTTGTAA